In Marinitoga hydrogenitolerans DSM 16785, a genomic segment contains:
- a CDS encoding ABC transporter permease: MKILSLMKYELLKIFRNKGFLFALIIVPFLLSYLGSNLFPENMLSDYKIAVYNEDNSFLGKFGFLFLSQFFKWKDAVQITSHAELIDAIKSNEYDSILIVPKGFMNDLKNYKDTKLILVPNPNDLSSSVAIYTVVKALFNELSGIPEISAGSTTQFLLKGGISVDKNRNPPDIEIQIPNINDGSLTNIKNASLDFQDMLAPSTILVLVLIFSMGGIGISVSQTKENGLLDIYRANGLKIWEFSIYKLLTYVLLGLISSIITFYVFKYFGSNFAGKEIYMMILIILNVLMFATFGLLIASLSKTTRTTTFLLAIFIGTMVLFGDVLISIPKDSMWYKWSYILPIKYSIDSLRKVALLNYNLSLVVKDIYVILLFTVVSFIVSYISLSYVEKK, encoded by the coding sequence ATGAAGATACTCTCATTGATGAAATATGAATTACTTAAGATTTTTAGAAACAAAGGTTTTTTATTTGCGTTGATAATTGTGCCTTTTTTGTTATCTTATTTGGGTTCGAATTTATTCCCTGAAAATATGTTATCAGATTACAAAATTGCTGTTTATAATGAAGATAATTCTTTTTTAGGAAAATTCGGATTTCTTTTTTTAAGCCAATTTTTTAAATGGAAAGATGCAGTTCAAATAACTTCTCATGCTGAATTAATAGATGCAATAAAAAGTAATGAATATGATTCAATTTTGATAGTTCCCAAAGGTTTTATGAATGATTTAAAAAATTATAAGGATACAAAGCTTATTTTGGTACCTAATCCTAATGACTTAAGCAGTAGTGTAGCAATATATACTGTTGTAAAAGCATTGTTTAATGAACTTTCAGGTATTCCTGAAATTTCTGCAGGGTCAACCACGCAGTTTTTATTGAAAGGTGGGATTTCAGTTGATAAAAACAGAAACCCTCCAGATATTGAGATACAAATACCTAATATTAATGATGGAAGTTTAACAAATATAAAAAATGCATCTTTAGATTTCCAAGATATGTTAGCCCCTTCAACTATATTGGTCTTAGTACTTATTTTTTCAATGGGAGGTATAGGTATTTCTGTTTCTCAAACAAAAGAAAATGGATTACTTGATATATATAGAGCAAACGGATTAAAAATTTGGGAATTTTCAATATATAAGTTGTTAACTTATGTGCTTTTAGGATTAATATCGAGTATTATTACTTTTTATGTATTCAAATATTTTGGAAGTAATTTTGCTGGTAAAGAAATATATATGATGATTTTGATAATTTTGAATGTTTTAATGTTTGCAACATTTGGATTGTTAATTGCTTCTCTTTCAAAAACAACAAGAACAACAACATTTTTATTGGCTATTTTTATTGGAACAATGGTTCTTTTTGGAGATGTTTTAATTTCAATTCCAAAAGATTCAATGTGGTATAAATGGTCGTATATTCTGCCTATAAAATATTCTATAGATTCATTAAGAAAAGTGGCATTATTGAATTATAATCTCTCTTTAGTTGTGAAAGATATATATGTAATTTTATTGTTTACAGTAGTATCGTTTATAGTTAGTTATATTTCTCTTTCCTATGTAGAAAAAAAATAA